A genomic region of Venturia canescens isolate UGA chromosome 7, ASM1945775v1, whole genome shotgun sequence contains the following coding sequences:
- the LOC122413265 gene encoding uncharacterized protein → MGKVCAVFDCPSGHNKDKVRRKQAGLQQVSLFRVPKQADMLEKWNKILEMSLSPKDLVCELHFPSQCILAEYITEMPDGTLHRMPRDRCDLAKDALPISGTREENVVLCQDEALEQNNSLDSPVVIKTEIKESSINSSQDDLLLISGLEGSPDCREDIEEIETIEEHIEQIDDCEPELETEKFSIDDIVRYFKETPLRPAWCWMRNMRDQNCVILTQLDPCTLSIRLVLKLHNNLSVTLHTSDDKVILELNGLITSVQKIERLLDTMERKTVVCSGTGFDYKSRADECSGFMSPKDFGRFVPVPRCDECQRLRKNLRRRRKMDVHTRNEQTHVSDDDES, encoded by the exons atgggaaaagtcTGTGCGGTATTTGATTGTCCAAGTGGTCACAACAAGGACAAAGTTCGTCGAAAACAAGCGGGTCTCCAGCAAGTTTCTTTATTTAGAGTGCCAAAG CAAGCTGATATGCTTGAAAAATGGAACAAAATACTCGAAATGAGTCTCTCACCCAAGGATCTTGTTTGCGAGCTCCATTTCCCATCTCAGTGTATCTTGGCAGAATATATCACCGAAATGCCTGATGGCACTTTACACCGAATGCCTCGTGACAGATGTGATCTAGCTAAAGATGCTTTACCTATTTCTGGAACAAGAGAG GAAAATGTAGTACTTTGTCAGGATGAGGCGCTGGAGCAAAATAATTCATTAGATTCGCCAGTTGTTATAAAAACTGAGATAAAAGAAAGTTCAATTAATTCTTCACAAGATGATCTACTTTTAATTAGTGGTTTAGAAGGTTCTCCTGACTGTAGAGAG GATATTGAAGAGATAGAAACCATAGAAGAACATATAGAACAAATCGATGATTGTGAGCCCGAATTGGAAACAGAAAAGTTTTCGATTGATGATATTGTGCGCTACTTCAAAGAAACACCATTGCGACCTGCTTGGTGTTGGATGCGGAACATGCGAGATCAGAACTGTGTTATCTTAACGCAATTGGATCCGTGCACGTTATCAATACGATTAGTTCTGAAACTGCACAACAATCTCTCTGTTACG CTGCATACGAGCGACGATAAAGTGATACTCGAATTAAACGGTCTGATAACGTCAGTGCAGAAAATTGAACGCCTTTTGGATACGATGGAAAGGAAAACGGTCGTTTGCAGTGGTACAGGGTTCGACTATAAAAg TCGAGCAGACGAATGCTCTGGATTCATGTCGCCCAAGGATTTTGGTCGGTTCGTTCCTGTACCGAGGTGTGATGAGTGTCAAAGACTACGCAAAAATTTAcggagacgaagaaaaatggatGTTCATACTCGAAACGAACAG ACTCACGTATCTGATGACGATGAATCATAA